A single Hippocampus zosterae strain Florida chromosome 17, ASM2543408v3, whole genome shotgun sequence DNA region contains:
- the copz2 gene encoding coatomer subunit zeta-2 isoform X1 — MDSKSLEPSLYTVKAVFILDNDGNRLLSKYYDPELYPSMKDQRNFEKNIFNKTHKADNEIAFLEGMTIVYKSSIDLFLYVVGSCQENELMLMSVLNCLYECLNQILRKNVERRCFLENMEGAFLIVDEIIDGGVILESDAQQVLQKVNYRVDESSLSEQSVAQHFTEKLALTTNVLQSAKEQIKWSILK; from the exons ATGGATTCCAAGTCTCTG GAACCTTCCCTCTACACAGTGAAAGCTGTTTTCATTCTTGACAACGATGGCAACAGACTTCTCTCAAAG TATTATGACCCAGAGCTTTACCCCTCCATGAAGGACCAAAGGAACTTTGAGAAGAACATTTTCAACAAGACTCACAAAGCAGACA atgAAATAGCTTTCCTGGAGGGAATGACGATTGTCTATAAAAGCAGCATAGACCTTTTCCTCTATGTGGTCGGAAGCTGTCAAGAGAATGAG TTGATGCTGATGTCTGTACTCAACTGCCTGTATGAGTGTCTCAATCAAATCCTGAG GAAAAATGTGGAGCGTAGGTGTTTCCTGGAAAACATGGAAGGCGCCTTTCTTATCGTTGATGAAATCATTGACGGGGG AGTGATCCTGGAGAGTGATGCACAACAAGTCCTCCAAAAGGTCAATTACAGG gTTGATGAAAGTTCATTATCTGAACAAAGTGTCGCacag CACTTTACTGAGAAATTGGCTCTGACGACTAAC GTTCTGCAATCAGCCAAGGAGCAGATCAAATGGTCCATACTGAAATAA
- the copz2 gene encoding coatomer subunit zeta-2 isoform X3 — MDSKSLEPSLYTVKAVFILDNDGNRLLSKYYDPELYPSMKDQRNFEKNIFNKTHKADNEIAFLEGMTIVYKSSIDLFLYVVGSCQENELMLMSVLNCLYECLNQILRKNVERRCFLENMEGAFLIVDEIIDGGVILESDAQQVLQKVNYRVDESSLSEQSVAQVLQSAKEQIKWSILK; from the exons ATGGATTCCAAGTCTCTG GAACCTTCCCTCTACACAGTGAAAGCTGTTTTCATTCTTGACAACGATGGCAACAGACTTCTCTCAAAG TATTATGACCCAGAGCTTTACCCCTCCATGAAGGACCAAAGGAACTTTGAGAAGAACATTTTCAACAAGACTCACAAAGCAGACA atgAAATAGCTTTCCTGGAGGGAATGACGATTGTCTATAAAAGCAGCATAGACCTTTTCCTCTATGTGGTCGGAAGCTGTCAAGAGAATGAG TTGATGCTGATGTCTGTACTCAACTGCCTGTATGAGTGTCTCAATCAAATCCTGAG GAAAAATGTGGAGCGTAGGTGTTTCCTGGAAAACATGGAAGGCGCCTTTCTTATCGTTGATGAAATCATTGACGGGGG AGTGATCCTGGAGAGTGATGCACAACAAGTCCTCCAAAAGGTCAATTACAGG gTTGATGAAAGTTCATTATCTGAACAAAGTGTCGCacag GTTCTGCAATCAGCCAAGGAGCAGATCAAATGGTCCATACTGAAATAA
- the copz2 gene encoding coatomer subunit zeta-2 isoform X2 encodes MDSKSLEPSLYTVKAVFILDNDGNRLLSKYYDPELYPSMKDQRNFEKNIFNKTHKADNEIAFLEGMTIVYKSSIDLFLYVVGSCQENELMLMSVLNCLYECLNQILRKNVERRCFLENMEGAFLIVDEIIDGGVILESDAQQVLQKVNYRLVSEPAYGFVLFDHITGNLQAQTDKNQLL; translated from the exons ATGGATTCCAAGTCTCTG GAACCTTCCCTCTACACAGTGAAAGCTGTTTTCATTCTTGACAACGATGGCAACAGACTTCTCTCAAAG TATTATGACCCAGAGCTTTACCCCTCCATGAAGGACCAAAGGAACTTTGAGAAGAACATTTTCAACAAGACTCACAAAGCAGACA atgAAATAGCTTTCCTGGAGGGAATGACGATTGTCTATAAAAGCAGCATAGACCTTTTCCTCTATGTGGTCGGAAGCTGTCAAGAGAATGAG TTGATGCTGATGTCTGTACTCAACTGCCTGTATGAGTGTCTCAATCAAATCCTGAG GAAAAATGTGGAGCGTAGGTGTTTCCTGGAAAACATGGAAGGCGCCTTTCTTATCGTTGATGAAATCATTGACGGGGG AGTGATCCTGGAGAGTGATGCACAACAAGTCCTCCAAAAGGTCAATTACAGG CTTGTGTCAGAACCAGCCTATGGTTTTGTCCTATTTGATCACATCACTGGTAACCTCCAGGCACAAACAGACAAGAACCAGCTGCTCTAG
- the LOC127590270 gene encoding chromobox protein homolog 1-like, whose translation MATIAVKKGNTEEEEEQPQQQPSALPETPTATTEAKTSPEEEEEEEYVVEKVLDRRVVKGKVEFLLKWKGFSNEDNTWEPEDNLDCPDLIAEFMRKYKEKEDKKKEGKRKVSDGAGGPEEKGSKRKKEEGEKVRGFGRGLQPERIIGATDSSGELMFLMKWKNSDEADLVPAKEANVICPQVVISFYEERLTWHSYPTEEEEKKEEEKKN comes from the exons ATGGCAACCATAGCAGTAAAGAAGGGCAAtacagaggaagaggaggagcagccgcagcagcagcCGTCCGCACTGCCTGAAACTCCAACGGCAACCACTGAAGCGAAGACGTCaccagaggaagaagaggaggaagaatatGTGGTTGAGAAGGTTTTGGACCGAAGAGTGGTGAAGGGCAAAGTGGAATTTCTGCTTAAATGGAAAGGTTTCTCAAA TGAAGACAATACATGGGAGCCAGAGGACAATTTGGACTGCCCAGACCTCATTGCAGAATTCATGCGGAAGTACAAAGAGAAGGAGGATAAAAAGAAGGAGGGCAAGAGAAAAGTCAGTGATGGAGCGGGAGGACCGGAGGAGAAAGGGAGCAagaggaagaaggaggag GGCGAGAAGGTCAGAGGTTTTGGGAGAGGTCTACAGCCAGAAAGAATTATTGGCGCAACAGATTCAAGTGGCGAGCTAATGTTCCTGATGAAATG gaagAACTCGGATGAGGCTGACCTTGTCCCAGCCAAAGAAGCCAACGTCATTTGCCCCCAGGTGGTCATCTCGTTCTATGAGGAGCGCCTTACCTGGCATTCTTATcccacagaggaggaggagaagaaggaggaggagaaaaaaaactag